Within Topomyia yanbarensis strain Yona2022 chromosome 2, ASM3024719v1, whole genome shotgun sequence, the genomic segment TAGGTGATGGGCGGTATTAGTCATCTTTAACGTGTCACCCACTAAACACGTGACTACGCACTGGTGCAGCACAAACCATATTGGAACAGGGAGGCCGATCCTACTGGGCGGAGCTGTCGTTCCCTACTGTAAGGAACCGAAGATCCTAGGGATAACCATGGACCATCGCCTCCCTTTCGCGCTACACTTTCAACGGCTCAAAGTCAAACAATTAATCCCACCACAAACGCTGCAATCGTCGCACTGCACTGAACATTAGCCAGACACTATTCCACAACAGGATATTCTATAGCGTAGAGCTGACGTTCTGCAATATGGAAAGATTCAACAATATTCTAAGCCccctatactgcccatgatcgcatatcagtcccataaagataggaaatcccatagaaaacgggacaactatgtgatcatgggtagtatataaCGGGATAGTTCACGCTACTACTCATCACGCCTGCAGAAGCGACCGGGCGTCAACACCCACCATCGGAATTTTTGGAACGTACAGCCGGAGTAATTGTTTCCTGCTACAGATCTACGAGATCTACCGGGAATTCACTGTTTACATCGAGTTCGCGACCGGGCCTGGCACGACCATGGACCCAACCTGGATACAAGTTTGTCTACAGAGTTGAGAGCCGGCGCTGCCGGTAGGGAAGCTAGAGCCAAACACAACCGACTGATGGCCACCAGGTATAGGAATCACGTGCGGATATTCATTGACGGCTCCAGGATCGGAGATGTGGTTGGAGTAGGAGTATGAGGAATAAGGGAAGGGCTCTCCCTCCACCTTTCGGCGCCATGTTTGATGTACTGTGCCAAGGCGGCAACTAATACGCTCGCTATGGCTTAGAAACCGGAAGACACACCCGTTGTTGTGCTGTCGGACTCTCTGTCAGTCATTTCCGCCTCGTGTCGGGGAAGTCAAGCCACCCTTTCGTCCAGGTTATTGATGCCGAATGTGACCCACTCACAACAATTTGCTGGGTCCCCGATCACTGTAGCATCGACGGCAATGAAAGAGCTGATCGCCTAGCGAAGAAGGGAAGGCACGTTCGCCGACGTCTCACCAGACCCGTCCTAAAGTCAGCGAAAACAGAAGACTTCGTGTGTACCGCACATCTTCAGCGCGTCAAGGGCTCGCTCGACCGATGGACAGATCTGAACGATAGAAGAGAACAACGAGCACTGTCGCGGCTCACAATTGGGCACACGAATGTTTCCCATGCCTACATAGTACCGCGTGTCTCTCCACCAACCTGGGCTACTTGCGAAACCCGTACCACGGTAGAACATATCCCAGTGAACTGTTCGGAATTCGAGGGCCTCCGGCAGCACTATAATTTACCGCTTTCCAAGAGATAGACCCTCGCCAACGACCCGCTCGAGAGGAAGTGCTATTGTCCTTTCCTAAGGACGCGGAACTATAGTTACTTGACCATCTGTGACAGAACCGATCACAACGcacaaaaaaactatttttttcttaatCAGTGTGTGAATTGTTGAATAGGCGTTGGTCCAAATCGGACCTTTGGTCACAGATACAGTCTGACACGTCAAGACACGTGACGGTCGAGCTTTCaggaaaacataagtttttgcAAATCAGTTGACAGATTCCGATTTTCTAGATGATTCGGGTCAACTCCtatattttattaaatatttagtataaagttttaaatatcaatgaaaacttttcatttcacaaaTTGAAATTATGTAAAAACAAGTAGGAATAACTTCGAATAGCAAGACATCAACTAGAATTGGGTGGTCCGAATCGGACCAGGGTTGGGGtgatttagatattttatctACTTTTGAGCATGATAGaagatcggaaaaaataaacaaattggattaaaataaatattaacaGTTCAATAGCTTGTAACGCACGCTGTATCTTCTAATGGAGAATTCTTGTGGAACGAATTAATTCTTTCAAAATGACTACAGGGATAGTAGTAAGAAATTATAATTTCGCGGATGCAACAAACCATTCCACGCATACGATTGATGCTAAGTGTAATAACAAAGTAATCTATTGTCCAATTTATATGAACATatccattagagtgacaggaaaaaatgacccctattggcccacccctgagtcgattcctagtcccaccaggagtacttgttccaaatttgaagcgaatcggacaagtctagctaccggaccaacgtgcatgaagtttgtatgagataattaaattgtctacaactttgtcgaagactgctagtcaatccggttttgttaaaagaagttatttaacttttaacgaagtgatgtctgagtcagttttatatggggcctagcagtgcatggttgtgtatcagtaatcgattcccacgaactaaatatttttgtgaaataaccggtAAATTTAGCTTAATAGAATGTTCAGAagagttgtagtaaataatacgagtcatgttttggttagttttagttccacattgtaccgcatagagggcggcaacactaacttttcaatggaAAGAGATATATATtgggtgtcttctacaaagttgtagagcaggcatttttcaataattcttccgaacatttcgatattctatctctcttctatgaaaagttagtgttggcgccctctatgcggtcacaggtggaactaaaagtttccaaccaaaacatgactcgtattatttactacaattcttctgaacatactaatgagctaaatctaacggttaattcacaaaaatgtatatttcgtgggaatcgagtactgatacacaaccaagcacaactaggccccatagaaaactgactcagacatcacttcgttaaaagttcaataacttcttttaacaaagccggattgactagtagtcttcggcaaagttgtagacaattaaattatctttcttatttttacacacagtgataatacgatgcatacagtgccatctagcgcCAAAAATGCgtgttagtgggttttctccatgtaaattgtctaaaaatcccatacaaacatcaggagcgttggtccggtagctagacttgtccgatttgcttcaaatttggtgcaagtactcctggtggcactagtaatcgaatcaggggtgggccgattgagttttcaaaaattcattatttttctgggcagtctaatatcCATCCATGGAATCAAAGTGTGGATAAATAACAATGGCTCcattacaccactaggtggattcaaACGGGTTTCATTAGACTCTTACTGTGTAGCGATTTGTAGTAATATTATCTTGAAAGAACGATTCTTCGaccaatgattgtaatttatttgGAATACATTTAgacataaatacatacatttAGATGTACTCTAGGATGTTTCTCAAAAATCGCAGAACATGGAGGTATTAGTGTAAATCATTAATATATTTATTAACATAACAAGAAGTTTTCACGAAATCCTGAAGCAGGTGTTGATTTATAAAACGACAGTCACTATTTAATTCCATGAAAgcttattaatatctttttatcaCGCACAATCAATGCTCCTGCTGAtgaacaattttattttcatccaTAATGAAAATGATGACGAGAATGATGCTGAGAGTATCCACAGGTGAACAGTTGCAATAGTTCAATCGTTTATCGTTTAACAAAAATACAAGATTCTACATACAGTTCAAtcaattcaaaaaaatcgataactAATCATGGTATGCATTTGTTTATGCACTCCTCTTTGATTCAAGGCCCAATTGAAATGCGCCCACACTGACTGTTCCTCAAAGCTTAATAAAGTAGGACAACACCACCACTAaattgcaagaaaaaaaatggcaCCCTTTAATAGTAATCCCGTCCAAATCCACCATTGCCATAGTCTCCGTAACCTCCGAAGCCACCGTTTCCATACTCGGGATATCCACGGTTGAACCCAGGACCACCAAAACCACCATTATTATTGATCACGTCAACATTGACATCGACTTCCTCAAACTGTCGCTTCCGGCGGGCAGCATACTCATCTACATTTACTGGATGCTCATTGACCATAGCTAGATCAGCAAGTTTGACGGCGGGAGCTACTGCGGGAACCTGAATAGGCTGCTCATCGGCAGCTTTCTGTTCGGAGAGTTGTTCCGGTACGGGCTCAGGGTCCTGTGCAGCTGGGACTACTTCTGACTGGGGAAGGGCAACGGCTGCCGTGGCGAGTATCACCAGCATCCAACAATGTGTGGGATTCATTATTGTGATTTGTTCTGAAAATGAACGTAAAAGATTGCATGCCGTGAATGTACAGCAACTCTGTCTTCATTTTATCTGAAACTGACGAAATAAGTAATATTTTCTAGGAGTATAATCTACGAGCACTGAAATCGCACGGCTTTGCATTGACAGCTTTTTTTAAGTATGATTATTGATGAGCCAATTTTGAATCAATTCCTTTAATCACTCTgttcatttgaagccgttggttagaagTGTGTCTGCTATCTGTGTTCATCGAGCTGGCTCAAAAGCTAGGAAGAAATAGGGGCTTTCGATTGTAGTTTCGCTCAAATAAGTATAtttaacaatattcatttttgttgtGATACTACTTCTTACACCTGAATAAAAGATATTGATACTAATTTTTACGTATTCCGTAACCTGcaggccgagtaattaacaaAATAGCACGGTAGGTTCCCTAATAGAATCAAAACTGGCACATCAGTCTACCATCTCTTATTGAATTGCTATTACTAATTCTAAAACGTGAAATTAAATTTTGTGCTCACTCACTATTATTCGACAACTGACTGCCAAACACCATTTCACAGTAACAATGCAGTAAGCTGATGACTTGGTTTGAATCTAAGCAACGCCTACATTATAGTTGATCTACGGATTACATTACGGATTTAATTAGTTACACTTAAACTGTTTTGGGGTGACTGAAacgtaaacaaaataaacaaaatcacTAAACACCTACTAATGAAACAAGATAACACATTAAACACTAGAGTAACTGCCAACCGTATCTTTGAATCATAATTAATCCAGTACTGAGAACAATAATAAACAAACGCCTACACGATCTCTAAATTTATGTATTACAGCTTCAATACACCGATATCTCACCTTAAATTAGCAATTGGCAACCCCTCGAAAAAGCGCTCAAGACCTGACAATATTCGTTCCCCAAAACTGATCGTTGACTACGCTTATTGCGATCCTGCGATGTTCTTTTATTCATCCAAACGACAAGACAGACACGCAAATCTTCGCCCAATGTCACAAGGTTCACCGGTATTGAGAATTTCCGTGTGAATCTCCTCCCTCTTGGCTGTGCATGTTCAAGGTTTccagttagccatgtttcactcTAAAAGCGGTTTATTCTGGTCGAAACCGCAATATTAAGGTGAAATGATCCTGTAGGTCTAATTGAAAGCTTTGATTTTGCTTGCGAATTGTTTTTCTAACATTACAATATCTGATTAAACCTAAATGTAGTATGGGTACTGATATCCGAAAACACGTAATACAGTTTAACACTTATAGTAAATATACATAAAATATGTTTCCATCACGTTTCGTGAGGTGTAGATAATAGTAATAAATGTTTTGACATACAATGATATAAATGCTTAATGAATTGTTATGAGATTATTTTCCCAGTCATTTTAAAAACATTATGCTTCAAAATCTGCAAATTGGAGAAATTTGAACAtctcggaaaaagtttgtaaTAATTTGTAGTCAGATCATAACAAAACGGTTATTGTTTATTAGCTGAATTataatttttgaactttttagtgGTATACTTTTAGTCCACAATTCCAACaaaggaatttttgaaaaccAGATTATTTAATAAGGATCACGACATGTGAGCCTTATTTAGACACGATCTTCACCATTTCATATTTCGTGGAATTTGTTAATCATAAAAGTGAACGAGAAGTGATGCTGGAgtacaaagattttttttaacaatcctCTAATTTAATGCTACTCTATGATACCCCCTTAAGTCAGATATAATTACAATCATCCCTCTGTGAACAATACGGCTGTTTTCGATGTTATATGTTTTTTGGTGAACTTATACCGTCAGCATACCCACACCAATGTTTTGTGCTATTCAGAATCATTTTGCGGCGACTGTGTATACGATAAACTAACGACAAAGAGTAGGTGCCTCTATGTGTAGTGGAGAGTAGTTATAGACGGACAACTTAAGCTTAAATTACCAATTCTATTTCTCTCTTGATGCCATGGTCGCTGCCATAAATGATAACCTGATTTGTGTTTTTGTGATTATATTTCCCATCTTGCCGAAATATATCTtaattgagcatgagcatgatgaccgtacaattcgtagttgctactccgtgattgaccagaataaGTGAAATTGCATAGATAATCAATGAATGGGCCTAGcagtagctatccattctcaatgtgcacgtttcgataGTTCTCTACTTTGAAATGTCGATAACGGCGCcgaccacgtccttacagtcatcgggggaAAACATTTCAGTgtagcaaacgttgttatggagtaTTGTattcatgtgtttattgctctgggcagccagcTTCCGAGAATTTATCgttcattgaattaattttgaaatgttcggtttgtaaaaaagcaATTTCAGCTCCGGACAGccgacagtcgggagtgttgcttatgtttaattgaatcaaacgtcAGGTATACGATTTTATTATTACTTGCTCCTTCATTCCGGTGAAACTAGCTATTCTAAAAAgaatacaatataatgaaaagtgatTATTTTTAGTGTCTTGAGACATTTGTCGATATATCTATTTAATTAAAGGTTTCGTAATACACGcattatttatcgtgtataaattttagtattaatattgaAGACAATTATGTGTTAGCTTCTTTCTCCGCGGACGATTGATTCCTTTGTCGCGCGCGTTGTCCTGATATCTAAGGCACATTAAGCCCTACtgaaatacctgaaacgactaactttgtatgtcggatatacagtgaaaaccccttttttatcagcccccaattttgtcaatttttcgaCCCGATTTCGTCAGCCAGCCAGGGTTATTGAGGCTATGTCTACGGAATAATGTTGAAcattttaacagcttcggtttaccaaagcaaataaataaatgtgttgTCGTTACCTCCATTTGGTCAACCAAATATACACcaagggctgataaaaacgggtgttCGGTGTATAACCGATGACATATGCGCGGTTTTTggctaattactagaacaagattgaaaACAATGAGAACGAAAAGAAACAAACTTGCTACTCACTCTCAGTCCCATGTTCATAGGGAAATCTGACTGATTTGTGATTATGCGCAGTATAGTGTATGTACTACTCCAAAGCATATGCAAGTGCTTGATACGATAAAAACAgttaatataatttattgatgATTTAATAGGCTTAAAGTAAACCAATGAATataacaataaaacatttgttctttgtgctgatatgactgccgaaaattgatagcactgctgatgaatcactctATAAAAATAAGTTATAAGAGACgtggacgaaaatagctgaccgcagccaaaaaaaaaataaactaaatgCATATATAGACCtattattcacaaaatgttccgATGATGTTTCTGTGATTGAATTACTAAGCCCATAATGAACGATGAAGCATTCCACACAGCAATTTAATACTCCGTATTTACGCATAATTCTCTTCTTAATCACTTGGAATATGAGATAGTGCCGAACGAGATTAACTTGTtttcacaccaaaaaataatgaaatttaaacaacatgtaaatcaatacgaatgtaaacatacaaagcttgcatcaaaaatttgattgaaaattaagttgaattcgatacactcaatgggagcatcaaaaagcatatgattttacactttcattcgtgtaatattacatgtcatttattttacagcaatattggattaaaaatatattaaagtCCCGTTTAATGAACCTGTAAgcttcaatcaacgtgtaaaattatagtaaaattcattaaataaagcgggacaagttgtgtgtatttgtggtggaacataatttttcatttatattcatgctccaaatgtgtgcatgaaaataaatttaaaatcacaaaataattttttctgtggacttttaaggttgcacagagtgcgcaaaattcgcaaacgaaaaaagcagtttttttcaacaccgtatgtcagatcttcataaaaatcaatcagcgtatgtagaatgttgttacagtactgctgattgatttttatgaagatctgacatatgttgtggaaaaaactgcttttttcgtttgcgaattttgcgcattctctgtgcaaccttaaaataTTGAGAACATAATTGATGAAAGTATACCGCTAAAAAGAAGAAGACGAAGAAGTCATGGTAGTAAATTTCCTGTTTCGATCGATTCAcgattgaagaatttataaaacagaaaaaagtccaaaaactCTGCAGAAATACAACGAAGGACACCAATTTACAAAATTATCGTGACATTTGCATACAATATAATAAACAAATTCGAGAGTTAGATCAGAACGTGTCTATTAGTGACGTGGAAACGAAATTGATTAGTAGTAGTTTCCATTCACAATTGCGGCGTGATGAAATTTACAAAACATTTACTGCGACGTCTTTTCATTTATACCAGAATTTTCAATCTATCGACTATCAGATTGCATTATTTTGCAATAAACAATCTAGCCGCATTAAAAGGACCAGGAACTGATGGAATACCCGGCTTATTTTTGAACATTCAGGCAGAAGAACTTACCCCACCATTACACCATATTTTCATCATGTccctaaaaaataaacaattcctAGAAAGATGGAAATGTTCCTATTTcgtcaatcaaaaaaaaaatcatcaattattaacttttatttatatcaTTGGCTTCATTTAGTCTATAAACAATggatgaaatgcattttgaaggaaatgagtcagggaatctaggaaaaatagtcatttttggttacagtgttgccatatatgctatatttccagtttaaagcaTAAATTGCAATTTTATCACAATTcgcgcatttttgttttgaaaatgattatgccattgtgtttctcaaaaagttttacatataaaaacatcttatacatcaaaaTAATTTGAGCCGATCTCCTGGCACAGTCATTTGAAACAGaacattaaaaatttctcaacgcgtttctcgctatactttagtaaccaagtagaatgtcaaaattctgcaaacgccactttgtagagattttttagacaagtaatgtcgCATATCTAACTCTGTTTACCCCAAAACGgcatttgtcataagatagcacaacagcgaagaTTTGGTGTCTATGTTCAAATCTGGTTCTAAATCGGATATGCGAAATTCCCgtgaaatttaaattatctgttGCATACCCAAACTATTCAAAAAAGCATGACGTTTTTACCACCCGCTCAACTACATCCAATTTActaaaatttataacatttactttaaatgcaatggacaatgcAAGCACGTGGAATCCCCACACACCAACTTCAGTGGAGCATTTGATCACTAATGTGAACGATGGGCATTTTggaaaattaaatcaattttgctACATCGATACCTTTAATTCGAAAAAATAGATGTTGTCGCACATCGATCCGTGAAAAATCGATGCAATAAATCGATATTTCGAGGTAAAAAGGTCGATTGTGGaaaaaattgcgttttttttcaatgggaattttaaaagaaaatctttattgaatcaataaaatcgatgttgtcaaacatcgaaccGAAAAGATCGgatgcaaaaaatcgatttttcaagttAAGAAAGATTGTGAAAAAAGTGCCTCAACATCGCCTATTTCTAGTTGACATACCATTGCTTGTAATTAAACTGCAGAAAATATGCATGGATCGAAGATTTCTGGTATGGCTGTAATCATATTTAATGAAACATTAACAAATTATACGTTTTGAAAATGTACTTTCTAAATAAATATAAGTCACCTTTGTCGTCTCAAGGTTTCTCACTTTAGCCCTCTACTTTTCATCTTGTACATAAATGACATTTCTTTTatacttaaggggttacatacctttttgtgcaAACATATCAAGAAAGTATGAATATACGTAAAATACCTCAACTTCtggaaaatggtttttttctgggGTATGAACTTCTGGGTATTTGTTCATTCTGGGTAACGGTTTTCTGGGCAAAAATACTGTTTTagtttctgggaaatggttttcgGGGGAATGTCGTACAACCCTTAAACGCATCAAAGTGCGTTTATATGCCGACGAAATAAAACTATTTATGGAAATAAGTAATGCAAATGACGCTGAAGTATTCCAGCATGGAATCAATGTATTTCACACGTGGTGTATTAGAACTCTATTACAACTCAACACAAAAATGTAATTCAATTGCGTGCAGCACAAAATCTTATTCCCAATCAATAGACATATATTTAGGAAACCAATTTgtagaaaaaatttaaattatacgATAATTAGGGAATAATTTTTAAGAACCTTAAACCAATAAATCACTCTTAAATATATACGTCAGACCAATTCTGAAATATTGCAACGTAGTATGGAGTCCATACACTATCCCAGGGTTAccgaaaatacagaataatctgtatttatacagatttttcagtaGTTTCAAACCAAGAATCTGTAAGTGCAGATATACAGATATTTGCGTGTATgtacatatttttgaaaaatgatgttacaaaaactatttttagaaatatttttttcagtttcagtaatacttcctctGTCTCGctcagcttagccctctatattaTAATCTGGGACGGGACTTGCCGATAGATGATTTCTTTTTCTTGTTTTCTGTTCATTCTATCATTTGTCTCACATGGCCTCTCATTTTGCCTCACATAGTTTAAATTGACTGACTGCATTGACAGTACcccctggctgcatttgacgttcgATTTTTTGCTATCTGCATGTCTCGTCTCAGATTATAATATATCTTCACTTTTGAGAGTGGTCGCTCACTCTGAAAGGTAAAAgtttgtaatacactcaggtttgcacccagcaaacgcctggctgaagtctatttccagaaacgttaattgtaatgctctgtgaTTTTGTTAATCCCCATTTTGGTCGATTTAATgcatataacattatatatcaacaaaagtcattaaatgaagaagaaatttatttttccattgtgcacatcggtaaagttcaagtttctgaATGTAACATATTAGAACgatttgtaatgttttttttacgaaaatgtaaacagatCCTTGACT encodes:
- the LOC131683160 gene encoding uncharacterized protein LOC131683160 isoform X2 is translated as MNPTHCWMLVILATAAVALPQSEVVPAAQDPEPVPEQLSEQKAADEQPIQVPAVAPAVKLADLAMVNEHPVNVDEYAARRKRQFEEVDVNVDVINNNGGFGGPGFNRGYPEYGNGGFGGYGDYGNGGFGRDYY
- the LOC131683160 gene encoding uncharacterized protein LOC131683160 isoform X1, translated to MVFGSQLSNNKQITIMNPTHCWMLVILATAAVALPQSEVVPAAQDPEPVPEQLSEQKAADEQPIQVPAVAPAVKLADLAMVNEHPVNVDEYAARRKRQFEEVDVNVDVINNNGGFGGPGFNRGYPEYGNGGFGGYGDYGNGGFGRDYY